The genomic window CGATCCGGCCGATGGGGTCCGCAAGTTCATCACCTACGTCTGGAATAAAAATCCGGGCGCTCCCACCTCCAGCACCGGACTGCTGCGCGCACGCGAAGAGCTGGCACAGATCCTCTCGCCGGAGGGGCCCGACTTTGGCCTCGGCGCTGCGCCGACCTCCAAGTCAGTCGGCCCCGGAGCGGCTGCTTCCTCACAGATATCGATCGCCTCATTGGCCGCCTTCAGCGGCGGGGTTGGGCTGACCTGCGCCCCATCCCATCCGGCGGTGACCTGCTCGCTTGTCCCTTCGACCGTCGCGGTTCCGAGTGACGGAAACACCACATCGACATTAACGGTCACGACGACCGCTGCAACACCGGTCGGTGCGCATTCCGTTTTGATCAGAGGTCAATCGGGGACGCTTGCGCATCAAGCGGTCTTTGGTCTGACCGTCCAAGCGCCGGCGCCGGCCCTTTCTTATAGCGATACGTTTAATCGGGACAATGGAGGTTTGGGAAGCAACTGGAATGAATACCTTCCCAACTTTGAAATCTTCAACGGTCAGATCCGAAATACCGATGCCAACGGCCAGGAGGCGCAGTTCGTCCGGCCGGTCGGGCCGGATCAAACCGTGGCCGCTAACTGTAAGATGCTCGTCGCTGAAAACAGCTGCGGGGTGATGGCCCGCTGGTCGAATGCCAATAATTTCTATTATGCCCGGATCGATGTCGGCCAGCAAAACATCGCTCTGTTCAGGCGGGTCGGCGGCGTCGTTACCCCGCTGGCGACGGCAAAGCGGCCGCTCCGCTACGACACCTATTATCGGATCCGTCTCGTGGCCAACGGTCCCTCCCTGACCGTCTATTTTGGAGACGAGACGGCGCCTGCGATCTCGCGGACCGACACCGCATTGAGCGGGGGAAATTATGCGGGGATTCGGTCGTATGCAACCGCGGCCTCGATGACCTGGTTGAATAACTTTACTCTGACCGGTCCTTGAGGCATAATAACGAATAAGGACCCGTTTGATTGTTAGAATAGGAGAAAGAGATGAAGCAGCGTCACCTTGCACTCATGTTAGGAATGATGGCCATCCTGATCGGCTCCCCCCGATTCTCTGTTGCCCAGGACGGGGAGGGACAGATGGAGATCATGGATGAAAACAAAGGACAACCCGACGCCCCGCCGCCACAAGAGGATCTCCCGCCGATGGCTTCGCCGGAGGCAATGGAAGAGAGCCCTTCTTCTAACCAGTCGGATGCGGAAGCGCCGACCCCCGATGAGACCCGACAATCGGAAGAGGCGCGGCAATTGGAAGAGATGAATCGGGGAATGGCCCAGGGCGAAAGTGGTGAGGCGTATGCAGACAAATTCGGTCTTAAAGAGGATGACCGACAGGAGGCGCCGTTCAACAATTAAAAGAGTGAAGCGGGTCTCGGTTCAATCCCGCTTTTTCGGCAGCGCCTCCATCGGGCCGGTCTCTTCGATCCGCACCGGATAGCCGGCGAGCTGATTGAAAATCTTTCGATCCAATTCGGGGGTTCTCTGGACGACGTAAACATTGATGCAGGGTCGGCCTTCGCAGGCGCCCAACGCGGTGCCGACGACCCCCGGAAACGACATCAATTCTTTGGTCTGCTCTTTGAGCACGTCGTTGAGTCTGCTCTCCGTCATCGATTTCTCTCCCGGAGAACCGGGGCTCCTGTCATTCGGATCGGCGGCATCCGCTGTCACGGCAAGGAGAAGGATCAGGCCGATCATCCACATCGCTGATTTCATCTTCGTAAAGAAATCCATTCTTGTTCTTTCCTGTTGATGAGGGGAGGGCGCCGTCCGGCCCCCTCCCCCTTCCGATCCGATTTCTACTTCTTTCCTCTGAATTACTTGCCGTCGATGGTGACAGCCAGTCCGGAGAGGACATCTTGGATATGGTTGGCGATCGCCGAGGTTCCGCTGTTGTTCCCGGCGAAGAGCAACCCGACCGGATTGGCATTCACATCATCGGTCACCAGAAGCGAACCGGAATCGCCCGCTTGGATGAAGGAGGTCGAGGCGCTGACGACGATCTGGTTGACAAAGGTTGCATTCCCCGACGCACCATAGTTGACCGTCATCGTTGCATTGATTCCGGTGACCGTTCCGTGGGTGAGGGAGGTCGTCCTCCCATATTTTTGAACCGCCTGTCCGACGGCCGCCGGGACGGCGGTGGAGCTTGGCACGCCATATCCGCCGGGAGGGGTGGCGTTGTTCAGAAGCGCGGTGGTGGTGCGGGCGATCGCCGCATCGACCGTATTGGTTCCCGATCCAAAATTAATCGTCACGAACCGGGAGAGGGTACCGAGGATATTGTTCCCATTCAAGACGCATCCGGTATCGACCAGGCCCGGCTGGACGACCTGGCTTCCGATCGGCGCCTGATTTTCCAACGCATAGACATGGTTGTTGCTGAGGGCATAGACATTCCCCGCCGCATCCTTCACCCGCGCCGCAATGGTGCCGGCCGAACACTCATTCACATTTCCGGTGGAAACGCCGATCGGAACCGGGGGAGGAAAGATCACCGTATTCGGGTTGGCGCCGCCACCGCCACCCCCACCCCCACCGCCACCCCCACCCGGCGGTTTACGGTGATGTCGTCGCAAATCGAAAAACTCTCCGGTGACTTTAACCGTCACCGGAAGGCCCTCCAGGCTGTCGGCAATCATGCCGGGGGGGACATTCTGTTTGGCGAAAACGATGACGGCCGGTTTGCCGTTATCGGAGAGGCCGGTCGCCGTTCCGACCACTTCAGGAATCGCCATCAGTTCCCGGGTATGGCGCTTGTGTACCGCGATCGCTGCTTTGATCTGCGGATCGTTTTCGTCGAGCTCTTGATCCGTTTCCTCTTGGACAACGGTTCCCTCGCGTAATTTCGCCTCCGCCTCACTCCCTTGATGCCATGCCGGTTTTCCCAGCCATTGGCTGATGGAGAACAGGGAGAGAAGCACGAATAAGGTCAGTGCAATCTTTCCGGTCTTC from Candidatus Manganitrophaceae bacterium includes these protein-coding regions:
- a CDS encoding DUF4091 domain-containing protein produces the protein KIGGTHHIPIPSIRLKMLREGIEDYEYLTLVAAKKEQAGLDGQAWVRANILDPYMAAVDPADGVRKFITYVWNKNPGAPTSSTGLLRAREELAQILSPEGPDFGLGAAPTSKSVGPGAAASSQISIASLAAFSGGVGLTCAPSHPAVTCSLVPSTVAVPSDGNTTSTLTVTTTAATPVGAHSVLIRGQSGTLAHQAVFGLTVQAPAPALSYSDTFNRDNGGLGSNWNEYLPNFEIFNGQIRNTDANGQEAQFVRPVGPDQTVAANCKMLVAENSCGVMARWSNANNFYYARIDVGQQNIALFRRVGGVVTPLATAKRPLRYDTYYRIRLVANGPSLTVYFGDETAPAISRTDTALSGGNYAGIRSYATAASMTWLNNFTLTGP